A genomic region of Mycobacterium senriense contains the following coding sequences:
- a CDS encoding 5-oxoprolinase subunit B family protein, with protein MSVTDLSGDLAHNLPTELVGNTVVDYGDRALMVQCGSTAEVLAWADALRAAAIPGVVDVVPAARTVLVKLDGPRRQGVIRRRLRKMDVVAAPDTASKRRADVVIDVVYDGPDLAEVAGHTGLTIAAVIDAHTSTLWRVGFSGFAPGFAYLVDGDPRLRVPRRAEPRTSVPAGSVGLAGDFSAVYPRQSPGGWQLIGRTDAVLWDLQRPNPALLTQGMWVQFRAV; from the coding sequence ATGAGCGTGACGGACCTTAGCGGCGACCTGGCCCACAACCTGCCGACCGAGCTGGTCGGCAACACCGTCGTGGACTACGGCGACCGCGCGCTGATGGTGCAATGCGGAAGTACCGCTGAGGTATTGGCGTGGGCGGACGCGCTGCGAGCCGCGGCGATCCCGGGCGTGGTCGACGTCGTCCCGGCCGCCCGCACGGTGCTGGTGAAGCTGGACGGCCCGCGCCGCCAAGGCGTCATCCGCCGGCGGCTGCGCAAGATGGACGTCGTCGCCGCCCCGGACACCGCCTCAAAGCGCCGCGCCGACGTGGTCATCGATGTCGTCTACGACGGTCCGGATCTGGCCGAGGTCGCAGGCCACACCGGACTGACCATCGCGGCGGTGATCGACGCCCACACTTCGACGCTGTGGCGGGTCGGATTCAGTGGATTCGCACCCGGTTTCGCGTATCTGGTCGACGGAGACCCGAGGCTGCGGGTGCCACGCCGCGCCGAGCCGAGGACCTCGGTGCCGGCCGGCTCCGTGGGCCTCGCCGGTGACTTCAGCGCGGTGTACCCGCGTCAGTCCCCCGGTGGCTGGCAACTCATCGGCCGCACCGACGCGGTGCTGTGGGACCTGCAGCGCCCGAACCCTGCGTTGCTGACGCAGGGCATGTGGGTTCAGTTCCGGGCCGTCTAG
- a CDS encoding DNA polymerase domain-containing protein: MMNMGPVSLEVAGREVTITHPDKVVFEAHRGSGPYTKLDLVRYYLSVADGALRGVAGRPMILKRFVKGIAEEAVFQKRAPAKRPDYVDVAELHYARGTSAAEAVIHDAAGLAWAVNLGCVDLNPHPVLADDLDHPDELRVDLDPMPGVSWRGIVDVALVAREVLEDYGLTAWPKTSGSRGFHIYARIAPRWEFRQVRLAAQTVAREVERRVPEAATSRWWKEEREGVFVDFNQNAKDRTVASAYSVRATPDARVSTPLHWDEVAGCDPGVFTIDTVPARFAEIGDPWAGMDDAVGELDRLLVLAEEMGPPERAPKGSGKRGKGTSGRRQSKMPLIEIARTKTKDEALAALDVWRDRYPAVARRLEPVDVLVDGMRGPSSIWYRIRINLQHVPEDQRPPQEELIADYSPWEGYGGKQKPSS, translated from the coding sequence ATGATGAACATGGGTCCGGTTTCGCTGGAAGTGGCCGGGCGCGAGGTCACCATCACCCATCCCGACAAGGTCGTATTCGAAGCGCACCGCGGCTCGGGTCCGTACACCAAGCTCGACCTGGTCCGCTATTACCTGTCCGTCGCCGACGGGGCGCTGCGCGGCGTTGCGGGCCGACCGATGATCCTGAAGCGATTCGTCAAGGGCATCGCCGAGGAAGCCGTCTTCCAGAAACGCGCGCCCGCCAAGCGGCCGGACTATGTCGACGTTGCCGAACTGCATTACGCGCGAGGCACTTCCGCCGCCGAGGCGGTGATCCATGACGCCGCGGGCCTGGCCTGGGCGGTCAACCTGGGCTGCGTCGACCTGAACCCGCATCCGGTGCTGGCCGACGACCTCGATCACCCCGACGAGTTGCGGGTCGACCTCGATCCGATGCCCGGGGTCTCCTGGCGGGGCATCGTGGACGTCGCGCTGGTTGCGCGCGAGGTGCTCGAGGACTACGGCCTGACGGCGTGGCCGAAGACGTCGGGATCGCGCGGCTTTCACATCTACGCCCGCATCGCGCCGCGCTGGGAGTTCCGCCAGGTGCGGCTGGCCGCGCAGACCGTGGCCCGCGAGGTCGAGCGGCGGGTGCCCGAGGCGGCGACCAGCCGCTGGTGGAAGGAAGAGCGCGAGGGGGTGTTCGTCGACTTCAACCAGAACGCGAAGGACCGCACCGTCGCATCGGCGTACTCCGTGCGTGCGACCCCCGATGCCCGGGTCTCGACGCCGCTGCACTGGGACGAGGTCGCCGGCTGCGACCCCGGGGTGTTCACCATCGACACCGTGCCCGCCCGATTTGCCGAGATCGGTGACCCCTGGGCGGGAATGGACGACGCCGTCGGCGAGCTCGACCGGCTGCTGGTGCTGGCCGAGGAGATGGGTCCACCCGAACGTGCGCCGAAAGGGTCGGGCAAGCGCGGCAAGGGCACCAGTGGCAGGCGGCAGTCCAAGATGCCGCTGATCGAGATCGCCCGCACCAAGACCAAGGACGAGGCGTTGGCCGCGCTGGACGTCTGGCGCGACCGCTATCCCGCGGTGGCCCGCCGGCTGGAGCCGGTCGACGTCCTGGTCGACGGGATGCGCGGGCCCAGTTCGATCTGGTACCGGATCAGGATCAACCTGCAGCACGTTCCCGAAGACCAGCGGCCACCCCAGGAAGAGCTGATCGCCGACTACAGCCCCTGGGAGGGTTACGGCGGGAAGCAGAAGCCGTCGAGCTGA
- a CDS encoding ABC transporter substrate-binding protein: MRQGWNRRGFLQLAGAAGVAAIGGATTFASGCSSREPAPGATPGSVTVTHLFGQTVIKEPPKRVVSAGYTEQDDLLAVGVVPIAVTNWFGDQPSAVWPWATPKLNGAQPTVLNLDNGIPVDQIAGLKPDLIVAVNAGLDADTYQKLSAIAPTVAQSDGDAFFEPWKEQATIVGQAVFQADQMKSLIDGVDQKFTDIGKKNQQWTGKKALLMHGALWQGTVVATMAGWRTDFLNRMGLVISDAIKPFGTDQRAVIPRDHIKSVLESADVVIWTTQNPDDQKAILADPEVAGSLTTAQNRNIFTSKDQAGAIAFGSPLSYPVIADQLPPLITKILG, from the coding sequence ATGCGACAGGGATGGAATCGACGGGGATTCTTGCAGCTCGCAGGGGCCGCCGGGGTTGCCGCGATCGGTGGCGCGACCACGTTCGCTTCGGGATGCTCGTCTCGCGAACCGGCTCCGGGCGCCACCCCGGGTTCGGTGACGGTCACCCACCTGTTCGGTCAGACCGTCATCAAGGAACCACCCAAGCGCGTCGTCAGCGCCGGCTACACCGAGCAGGACGACCTGCTCGCGGTCGGCGTGGTGCCGATCGCCGTGACCAACTGGTTCGGTGACCAGCCCTCCGCCGTCTGGCCATGGGCCACACCCAAACTCAACGGCGCGCAGCCGACGGTGTTGAACCTCGACAACGGCATTCCCGTCGACCAGATCGCCGGTCTCAAACCGGACCTGATCGTGGCCGTCAACGCCGGCCTGGACGCCGACACGTATCAGAAACTGTCCGCGATCGCCCCGACCGTCGCGCAATCGGACGGCGACGCCTTCTTCGAGCCGTGGAAGGAGCAGGCCACCATCGTCGGCCAGGCGGTCTTCCAGGCCGACCAGATGAAGTCGCTGATCGACGGCGTCGACCAGAAGTTCACCGACATCGGCAAAAAGAATCAGCAGTGGACCGGCAAGAAGGCGCTGCTGATGCACGGCGCGCTGTGGCAAGGCACGGTCGTCGCCACCATGGCGGGCTGGCGGACGGACTTCCTGAACCGGATGGGACTGGTCATCTCCGACGCCATCAAGCCGTTCGGCACCGACCAGCGGGCGGTCATCCCCCGCGATCACATCAAATCGGTGCTCGAGTCCGCCGACGTCGTGATCTGGACGACGCAGAACCCCGACGACCAGAAGGCGATACTGGCCGACCCCGAGGTGGCCGGGTCGCTGACCACCGCGCAGAACCGCAACATCTTCACCTCCAAGGACCAGGCCGGGGCGATCGCGTTCGGGTCGCCGCTGAGCTACCCCGTCATCGCCGATCAACTGCCGCCGCTGATCACCAAGATCCTGGGCTAG
- a CDS encoding sirohydrochlorin chelatase: protein MALILVAHGTRRPGGVSMIEDLAAQVSTLVRSTVDVAFVDVVGPTPSEVLVRAKASDRPAIVVPAFLSRGYHVRADLPAHVEISGHPNVLVTPALGPSGQIARIVGDQLVKCGWRPGDSVILAAAGTSDVKARTDLHTTATLVSALTGSRVSLAFAATGEPQLPEAVDRARTRARRAGGRVVVASYLLADGLFQQRLHACGADLVSEPLGTHPGLARLVANRFRRALPTVLAPTARQSSRRPSPHQLAHGRTVRSAP from the coding sequence ATGGCACTGATTCTGGTGGCGCACGGCACCCGTAGGCCGGGTGGCGTGTCGATGATCGAAGACCTTGCGGCACAGGTGAGTACGCTGGTGCGCAGCACGGTGGACGTTGCGTTCGTCGACGTGGTGGGCCCCACCCCCAGCGAAGTCCTGGTGCGCGCGAAGGCCTCCGACCGCCCCGCCATCGTGGTGCCCGCGTTCCTGTCGCGCGGATACCACGTCCGGGCCGATCTGCCCGCCCACGTGGAGATCAGTGGACACCCGAACGTTCTCGTCACCCCGGCATTGGGCCCGAGCGGTCAAATCGCCCGAATCGTCGGCGATCAGTTGGTGAAATGCGGTTGGCGACCGGGTGATTCGGTGATCCTGGCGGCCGCGGGGACCTCGGACGTCAAGGCGCGCACCGACCTGCACACCACCGCGACTCTGGTGTCGGCGCTGACCGGATCGCGGGTGAGCCTGGCGTTCGCGGCCACCGGTGAGCCGCAGCTGCCCGAGGCGGTAGACCGGGCCCGGACCCGGGCGCGCCGCGCCGGCGGACGCGTCGTCGTCGCCTCATATCTACTGGCCGACGGCCTGTTCCAGCAACGGCTGCACGCCTGCGGTGCCGACCTGGTCAGTGAGCCGCTGGGCACCCATCCCGGGCTGGCACGGTTGGTCGCGAACCGATTCCGGCGGGCCCTGCCGACGGTCCTCGCGCCCACCGCCCGGCAGTCGTCGCGCCGACCGAGCCCGCACCAGCTGGCCCACGGCCGCACCGTGCGGTCCGCGCCCTAG
- a CDS encoding TetR family transcriptional regulator, whose protein sequence is MQVPETPLGLRERKKIKTRRAIRREAFRLIEENGYAATTVEQIAEAADVSPSTFFRYFGSKESLLLADDLDPLILDALKAQPRSLSPAQAFRRAYQAVIDQLPDDQLEFESTRQRLMFSIPELKAAMYDEYYRTVTVAAAAIAHRIGRAADDFEVRVYAGALTGAMMAAFDSAPKTADTIFRALDFMDAGMPLG, encoded by the coding sequence ATGCAGGTGCCTGAGACTCCCCTGGGCCTACGGGAGCGCAAAAAGATCAAGACCCGCCGCGCCATCAGGCGCGAGGCGTTTCGCCTCATCGAAGAGAACGGCTACGCCGCGACCACGGTCGAACAGATCGCCGAGGCGGCCGACGTGTCGCCGAGCACCTTCTTCCGCTATTTCGGATCCAAGGAATCGCTGCTGCTCGCCGACGACCTGGACCCGCTGATCCTGGACGCGTTGAAGGCCCAGCCGCGCAGCCTGTCTCCGGCGCAGGCCTTCCGCCGGGCCTATCAGGCCGTCATCGACCAACTGCCCGACGACCAACTGGAGTTCGAGAGCACCCGGCAGCGCCTGATGTTCTCGATACCCGAGCTCAAGGCGGCGATGTACGACGAGTACTACCGCACCGTCACGGTGGCGGCCGCGGCGATCGCGCACCGGATCGGCCGTGCCGCAGACGATTTCGAAGTCCGGGTGTACGCGGGGGCGTTGACCGGTGCCATGATGGCCGCCTTCGACAGCGCACCCAAGACCGCCGACACCATCTTTCGCGCCCTGGACTTCATGGACGCCGGCATGCCGCTGGGCTGA
- a CDS encoding 5-oxoprolinase/urea amidolyase family protein: MAILEILRTGPLAVVQDLGRPGLAHLGVSRSGAADRRAHRLANRLVANPDDRATVEVTFGGFAARVSGGDVDIAVTGADADPTVNGIKFGTNSIHHVREGEVITLGAPRAGLRSYLAVRGGICVEPVLGSRSYDVMSGIGPSPLQAGDRLPIGEHTDAYPELDQAPVAAITGGVVELFAVPGPRDDWFVDPDALVHTDWVASDRSDRVGMRLTGRPLQHCYPDRQLPSEGATRGAIQVPPNGLPVILGPDHPVTGGYPVIGVVVDEDVDKIAQVRPGQTVRLHWARPRALVGAHSGAASWPFS, translated from the coding sequence GTGGCAATCCTGGAGATCCTCCGCACTGGACCGCTCGCCGTCGTCCAAGACCTCGGCCGTCCGGGACTGGCCCATCTGGGCGTGAGCCGGTCCGGCGCCGCCGACCGGCGCGCGCACCGGCTGGCCAACCGGCTGGTGGCCAACCCCGACGACCGCGCCACCGTGGAGGTGACGTTCGGCGGTTTCGCGGCCAGGGTGTCCGGCGGCGACGTCGACATCGCGGTGACGGGCGCCGACGCCGATCCCACCGTCAACGGAATCAAGTTCGGCACCAACAGCATTCATCATGTGCGCGAGGGCGAGGTGATCACGCTGGGCGCGCCCCGCGCCGGCCTGCGCAGCTACCTGGCGGTCCGCGGTGGCATCTGCGTGGAGCCGGTGCTGGGCTCGCGCAGCTACGACGTGATGTCGGGCATCGGCCCGTCGCCGCTGCAGGCCGGCGACCGGCTCCCGATCGGCGAGCACACCGACGCCTACCCCGAATTGGACCAGGCGCCGGTGGCGGCCATCACCGGCGGCGTCGTCGAGCTGTTCGCGGTGCCCGGGCCGCGCGATGACTGGTTCGTCGACCCCGACGCCCTGGTGCACACCGATTGGGTGGCGTCCGATCGCAGCGACCGGGTGGGAATGCGGTTGACCGGCCGTCCCCTGCAGCACTGCTATCCGGACCGTCAGCTGCCCAGTGAGGGGGCGACCCGCGGCGCAATTCAAGTGCCGCCCAACGGTTTACCGGTGATCCTGGGCCCCGACCATCCCGTCACCGGCGGCTACCCGGTGATCGGCGTGGTGGTCGACGAGGACGTCGACAAGATCGCCCAGGTGCGGCCCGGCCAGACGGTGCGACTGCACTGGGCGCGGCCCAGGGCCTTGGTGGGCGCCCACTCCGGCGCCGCGAGTTGGCCGTTTTCCTAA
- a CDS encoding nitrate/nitrite transporter — protein MRRDHRIADWNPEDTVAWEAGNKKVARRNLLCTIAGDHVAFSIWTLWPVMALFMPGSVYGFSAGDKLLLGAVATLVGGCARIPYTLGIATFGGRNWTTFSAFVLLIPTAGTIVLLANPGLPLWPFVLCAALTGLGGGNYAASLANVNAFYPQRLKGGALAVNAGVANLGVAVIQLVGLLVLATAGHEAPYWVCAVYLVFLVVVGIAAALCMDNINHGTQLSTMRKILFERDTHVISLLYIATFGSWIGFAFAFGQVMQVNFADSGESPKHAALHAAQLAFVGPLLGSLARIYGGRLADRLGGSRVTLGVLAGMTLGAGLLVTVSTLDDHHAATHTASMIGYIAGFMVLFVLSGMGNGSVFKLIPSVYEARSRSLDTSEDERRHWARAMSGSLIGICSAVGALGGVGINLALRQSYLSTGTETSAYWAFLASYVVAAIMTWMVYVRRPASAQSLSGSAPETEAAGV, from the coding sequence CTGCGCCGCGACCACCGCATCGCGGACTGGAACCCGGAAGACACGGTGGCCTGGGAGGCCGGCAACAAGAAGGTCGCCCGGCGCAACCTGCTGTGCACCATCGCCGGTGATCACGTGGCGTTCTCGATCTGGACCCTGTGGCCCGTCATGGCACTGTTCATGCCGGGGTCCGTCTACGGCTTCTCCGCCGGCGACAAGTTGTTGCTGGGCGCGGTCGCCACCCTGGTCGGCGGGTGCGCCCGGATCCCCTACACCCTGGGCATCGCCACCTTCGGCGGCCGCAACTGGACGACGTTCTCGGCCTTCGTATTGCTGATCCCGACGGCCGGCACGATCGTGTTGCTGGCCAATCCCGGTCTGCCGCTGTGGCCGTTCGTGTTGTGCGCGGCCCTGACCGGCCTGGGCGGCGGGAATTACGCGGCCTCGCTGGCCAACGTCAACGCCTTCTATCCGCAGCGGCTCAAGGGCGGCGCGCTGGCCGTCAACGCCGGCGTCGCCAACCTGGGGGTCGCGGTGATCCAGCTGGTCGGCCTGCTGGTGCTGGCCACCGCCGGGCACGAGGCGCCCTACTGGGTGTGCGCGGTGTACCTGGTGTTCCTGGTCGTCGTGGGCATCGCGGCCGCGTTGTGCATGGACAACATCAACCACGGCACCCAGCTGAGCACCATGCGCAAGATCCTGTTCGAGCGCGATACCCACGTGATCTCACTGCTCTACATCGCCACCTTCGGCTCCTGGATCGGCTTCGCCTTCGCCTTCGGGCAGGTGATGCAGGTCAACTTCGCCGACAGCGGGGAGAGCCCCAAACATGCGGCGCTGCACGCCGCGCAGCTGGCTTTCGTCGGGCCGTTGCTGGGCTCGCTGGCGCGGATCTACGGCGGCCGGCTGGCCGACCGCCTCGGTGGCAGCCGCGTCACCCTTGGCGTGCTGGCCGGCATGACACTGGGAGCCGGGCTCCTGGTCACCGTCAGCACGCTCGACGATCACCACGCCGCGACGCACACCGCCAGCATGATCGGTTACATCGCCGGTTTCATGGTGCTGTTCGTCCTGTCCGGCATGGGCAACGGCTCGGTCTTCAAGCTGATCCCCTCGGTCTACGAGGCGCGCAGCCGTTCGCTGGACACGAGCGAGGACGAGCGCCGTCATTGGGCCCGGGCGATGTCGGGGTCGCTGATCGGCATCTGTTCTGCCGTCGGGGCGCTCGGCGGGGTGGGAATCAACCTGGCGCTGCGCCAGTCCTATCTGAGTACTGGCACGGAAACGTCGGCATACTGGGCGTTTCTGGCTTCCTACGTCGTGGCGGCGATCATGACGTGGATGGTCTACGTGCGCCGTCCCGCGTCGGCCCAGAGCCTGTCCGGGTCGGCGCCGGAAACCGAGGCCGCCGGTGTGTGA
- a CDS encoding MFS transporter encodes MTTTINPVSQPAPPRERHTGRHWIDDWRPEDPEFWETTGKPIARRNLIFSIFAEHVGFSVWMLWSIVVVQMTAGAHGHPAASGWALTASQALCLVAVPSGVGAFLRLPYTFAVPLFGGRNWTTISAALLLIPCLLLAWAVSHPGLPFGALVAIAATAGFGGGNFASSMANISFFYPEKDKGWALGLNAAGGNIGVAVVQKIIPPIVIAGGGMALSRAGLFYVPLAVVAAICAFLFMNNLTEAKADVKPVLESLRHPDTWIMSLLYIGTFGSFIGYSAAFPTLLKTVFGRGDIALAWAFLGAGIGSVIRPLGGKLADRIGGARITAASFVMLAIGAAAALWSVTAVNLPAFFASFMFLFVATGIGNGSTYRMISRIFKIKGDLAGGDPDTMVAMRRQAAGALGVISAVGAFGGFVVPLAYAWSKSEFGSIEPALRFYIAFFLGLLAVTWYCYLRKHNAITRVGI; translated from the coding sequence ATGACCACGACCATCAACCCGGTATCGCAGCCCGCGCCACCGCGTGAGCGTCATACGGGACGGCACTGGATCGATGACTGGCGGCCCGAGGACCCCGAATTCTGGGAGACGACCGGCAAGCCGATCGCTCGCCGGAACCTGATCTTCTCGATCTTCGCCGAGCACGTCGGGTTCAGCGTGTGGATGCTGTGGAGCATCGTGGTCGTGCAGATGACGGCCGGGGCCCACGGGCACCCCGCCGCGTCCGGGTGGGCGCTGACCGCCAGCCAGGCCCTCTGCCTGGTCGCCGTCCCCAGTGGCGTCGGGGCGTTTCTGAGATTGCCCTACACCTTCGCCGTGCCACTGTTCGGCGGCCGCAACTGGACGACCATCTCCGCGGCGCTGCTGCTCATCCCGTGCCTGCTGCTGGCGTGGGCGGTGAGCCATCCCGGCCTCCCGTTCGGCGCCCTGGTGGCGATCGCCGCGACCGCCGGCTTCGGCGGCGGCAACTTCGCCTCGTCGATGGCCAACATCTCGTTCTTCTACCCGGAGAAAGACAAGGGCTGGGCGCTGGGCCTGAACGCAGCCGGCGGCAACATCGGCGTGGCGGTGGTGCAGAAGATCATTCCGCCCATCGTCATCGCCGGCGGCGGGATGGCGCTGTCGCGCGCCGGACTGTTCTACGTGCCGCTGGCCGTGGTGGCCGCAATTTGCGCGTTCCTGTTCATGAACAACCTCACCGAGGCGAAGGCCGACGTGAAGCCGGTGCTGGAGTCGCTGCGGCACCCCGACACCTGGATCATGTCGCTGCTGTACATCGGAACCTTCGGCTCGTTCATCGGCTACTCGGCCGCGTTCCCGACCCTGCTCAAGACGGTCTTCGGGCGCGGCGATATCGCCCTGGCGTGGGCCTTCCTGGGCGCCGGCATCGGATCGGTCATCCGGCCCCTCGGCGGCAAGCTGGCCGACCGGATCGGCGGCGCCCGCATCACCGCCGCCAGCTTTGTGATGCTGGCGATCGGGGCGGCGGCGGCGCTGTGGTCGGTGACGGCGGTGAACCTGCCGGCCTTCTTCGCCAGCTTCATGTTCCTGTTCGTCGCGACCGGCATCGGCAACGGCTCGACCTACCGGATGATTTCGCGGATCTTCAAGATCAAGGGCGACCTGGCCGGGGGAGATCCCGACACCATGGTCGCCATGCGCCGCCAGGCGGCCGGGGCACTGGGCGTCATCTCGGCGGTGGGCGCGTTCGGCGGGTTCGTGGTTCCGCTGGCCTATGCGTGGTCGAAGTCGGAGTTCGGCAGCATCGAACCCGCGCTGCGGTTCTACATCGCGTTTTTCCTCGGCCTGCTCGCCGTCACTTGGTACTGCTACCTGCGCAAGCACAACGCGATAACGCGGGTGGGGATCTAG
- a CDS encoding uroporphyrinogen-III synthase gives MAPPDSAPLTGYRIAVTSANRAEELCALLRRNGAEVSSAAAINIIALPEDHELQTHTEAVIAQPPDILVAHTGIGFRGWVAAADGWGLAPQLLASLAKSRIVARGPKATGALRAAGLHEEWSPKSESSREVLRYLLESDVAGKRIAVQLHGAANGWDPFPEFINGLRAAGAQVVPIHVYRWKPTPPGGDFDQLVASVARRQFDAVTFTSAPAGAALLERSRELGIEDQLLQALRSDVHAMCVGPVTAQPLIRAGIPTSSPERMRLGALARHIAQELPPLRSCAIRAAGHDIEIRGTCVLVDGSVKSLSGSGMATLRALAQRPGDVVARNDLLRVLPGNSNDPHAVDTAVLRLRTALGDKNIIATVVKRGYRLAIDHSEDSPWH, from the coding sequence CTGGCTCCGCCAGACTCCGCGCCGCTCACCGGCTATCGGATCGCCGTCACGTCGGCGAACCGCGCCGAAGAGCTGTGCGCGTTGTTGCGCCGTAACGGCGCGGAGGTCTCCAGTGCCGCGGCCATCAACATCATCGCGCTGCCCGAAGACCACGAACTGCAGACTCACACCGAAGCGGTGATCGCCCAGCCACCCGATATCTTGGTGGCGCACACCGGCATCGGCTTTCGCGGCTGGGTCGCAGCGGCCGACGGCTGGGGGCTTGCCCCCCAACTGCTGGCCTCGCTCGCCAAGTCGCGGATCGTGGCCCGCGGGCCGAAGGCGACCGGCGCGTTGCGCGCCGCCGGGCTGCATGAGGAATGGTCACCCAAATCCGAATCGTCACGCGAGGTCCTGCGCTACCTCCTCGAGTCGGATGTCGCCGGTAAGCGGATCGCCGTCCAGCTGCACGGCGCGGCCAACGGATGGGACCCGTTCCCGGAATTCATCAACGGATTGCGGGCGGCGGGCGCGCAGGTGGTCCCCATCCACGTATACCGCTGGAAGCCGACGCCGCCAGGCGGCGACTTCGACCAACTCGTCGCCTCGGTCGCGCGGCGGCAATTCGACGCGGTGACCTTCACCTCGGCACCCGCCGGCGCGGCGCTGCTGGAGCGCAGCCGCGAGCTGGGCATCGAAGATCAACTGCTGCAAGCGCTTCGCAGCGACGTGCACGCGATGTGCGTCGGTCCGGTCACCGCGCAGCCTTTGATCCGAGCCGGGATCCCGACGTCGTCGCCCGAGCGAATGCGGTTGGGGGCGTTGGCCCGCCACATCGCGCAGGAGCTCCCGCCCCTGCGGTCGTGCGCCATCCGGGCGGCCGGTCACGACATCGAGATCCGTGGAACCTGCGTGCTGGTCGACGGTTCGGTGAAGTCGCTGTCCGGATCCGGCATGGCCACCCTGCGCGCGCTGGCCCAGCGCCCCGGCGATGTCGTCGCGCGCAACGACTTGTTACGAGTGCTTCCCGGCAACAGCAATGACCCACACGCCGTCGACACCGCAGTGCTGCGGCTGCGAACGGCGTTGGGCGACAAGAACATCATCGCGACGGTGGTCAAGCGCGGCTACCGGCTCGCGATCGACCATTCGGAAGATTCCCCATGGCACTGA
- the nirD gene encoding nitrite reductase small subunit NirD, with product MTLLNDIQVWTSACAYDHLIPGRGVGVLLDDGSQAALFRLDDGSVYAVGNVDPFSGAAVLSRGIVGDRDGCVTVQSPILKQAFSLEDGSCLDDPAVSVPVYPVRITDDGYVQVARDYQPRAA from the coding sequence ATGACACTTCTCAATGACATCCAGGTGTGGACCAGCGCTTGCGCTTACGACCACCTCATTCCGGGTCGCGGCGTCGGCGTGCTGCTGGACGACGGTTCCCAGGCTGCGTTGTTCCGGCTTGACGACGGCTCGGTGTACGCGGTGGGCAACGTCGACCCGTTCTCCGGTGCCGCGGTGCTCTCCCGCGGAATCGTGGGCGACCGCGACGGCTGCGTCACGGTTCAGTCGCCCATCTTGAAGCAGGCGTTCTCGCTCGAAGACGGTTCCTGCCTGGACGATCCAGCCGTTTCGGTGCCGGTCTACCCGGTGCGGATCACCGACGACGGCTACGTTCAGGTCGCGCGCGACTACCAGCCGCGGGCTGCCTGA